GGCAGAGCTTTTGGAGAGATTGCTTTGCCTTCATACCTTATTTAATGATGCAGAAAAGCTGCACCCATTTGTTGAACTCTTGGCGATTCTTCGAAGTCCAATCATTTCGACCACCACCAAAGCTCAATGCCGCTGTTGTTGATTTTGTCGATGAAGTACATTGACTTTATGATTTGATGGCCACTGATATTAATATTCTTTTGTAGGGATAGACACACAGTGCTATCCCTATTCTGTTTTGATTAGGATGAAGAAAATTCAATAGCACAACTCCATCTAACAACTCAACCaccacccccccccccaaaaaaaaaaaaacttctataATTAGAGGCTTCTGCTGCAATGTTACCAGGTTTGAGTTTGAGATAAATGAGATGTCAACCAAAATCTTCAGGAAAAAAAGGAGCTTATAATTCTCATTGGTTAAAATGTTATTGTACCATTTAGACTATATAAGTTTAACACATTTCTGAATTttagtttattaataattattattgttatcaaATTCCTAACTATTCTTTTTGTTACTCCACAGAATTGCCGCTGGTTTGTATTGGTTTTTGGATGGTGTAGAAGTGGAAGAAGCTCTCCTTTTAAATCAAATTTACTGATGTCCATTTTAATTGatctaaacaaataataaaatgctaATTACTTATCAGTATCTGTGTAgatgttgaaattatgagttgtaTGCACTATGCACGCAATATCAGCTTCGGTTGtagcttaaaaattaaaataaaggaatAAGACAGAGATgcaaatgtttaaatattaaatttattggaCATTATTGTATTATAAACTTCAGGTACCTGAATTGTTCCTAGTACAAGAGACAAGCCCAAAGGCCTATTTGGCATGTCGTGGGTGGCTACTTTAGTTCTTAGACCACCCTTATGTATTTCGAGTATGgactatttgtatttttattaaaatattattattttgttcatATTTGTTCAATTAAGactttttatgattttctttataaATAGAGATTATTGGTTAGATTAAAAAGGCATCACTTAAGTGTTGACACTCTATTAAAATCTAGtgagatttattttcttaaataaattctaaattttaagagGGTTTGTATTTCAGTTTTTAACCTTTGAGAGTTGTTGATATTCATTTCAAGTATCAATAAAGTTTTCATTAAGTGTTCACTGCTTCGCAATTAGAGCCTACAGTCTAAGCAAGTAGAGATTTGAGAATAATAGAGAAGATCGTGTTAGTCAAAAACTAGGAATATCTTATATTGTCTATTCCTAACACAAGTGcgaatttgataaataatttattgttataaatatcacaacaaCCATTTACAAAAAAACCATATTGGCTTTAATCAACTCTTTCAAAATTAAACAAGCTGAAGTTATGATAACCTCCTCCACAATATTAAAAAGTTGAAGTAAAAGTTCTatcaaaaaagaaataagaaattaATCTTGTAAGAAAATCTCCATTGAGCATTTTACTTATAGAAAGTCAAACATAATACATGCTATGGTGGTAGGCTAGATTATCTATTTATAAGTATGTCTTAGCCTTACTTGAATTCTAAGTAATTAGTAATTATTAACGGCTAGTTCTCCATTCTTGTTatagttgaaaaatactttttagaaaaaagCTTGGAAGAAAAGTGTTGTGAAAAAATAtagtttattaatttttagtgttCTCCATTACTATTAAAATTTCTGTTTGAAGGTTAAAATGTACTTTTTGGATATGATAgtggaaatttaaaaattaattaaattatatgatatttaaataatttaatataatggtacataaagtataaatgttaaataatttttaagtaattaatataaattatttgtaaattaatgATACATAAATTcctttaaaaacttaaatataataataatttatatttaaataatctaatataatgataaattatatttaaataatttgatataatggtacataaaatataaattaatctaatttttatgtacttgtaaataactaatataaataaggatattttgattattttcgctTTCAAACgcaaaagttaaaagttaaaagcACCTAAATTCCAACTTTTGCGTTTGGGTGGAAAAACACACTTTCATCGTTGTTGGAAAAACTTTCCTGTTGTTAGGataatttctattttaatcaCTCAACCGTCAAGTCATTAGCGACATCTGATATTACAAGTCACCTCATTACCACGTGAATTTTTTCGACGtcaataaaactattttttttccatgtaaaaaaaaattgaaacattttGTAGCCCTAAAAAGACAGATTAAATCTTTTGATATCGTCTAGACGGATCGGgataaaaaatcccaaaaattccAAAAGCTGAGAAATTTAGGTTAGGGACTTTGATAGATTGTTAAGAGCACTAGAAAGAAATGTAGggttttgatatatttgtattGCAAATATTTGGGTTCGTAGAGTCTGTATTGTTGCTCAAGATTCGAAAAAAAAATCTGCTCCAGTTGCTGTTCAAGATTTGAACAAAAGACCTACTCGAGTTGCTGTTAAAAATGGCGAAAACAAGCTTTAGAAGCAATTGAAGCGCCCGATTACAATTGCAAAAATGAATTGAAAGCATTCGATGAAACAAAATCAAGAGTGAAATGGCTCGTAGATTCTAACGTATCGAAGATTCCAACCATTTTCATCAATCAATAGTATAAGCTCGAGAGAAACAACAACATCCATGGCGACTCCATCAATGGTGGAATCTCGATCGTAGGAAAATATTTTACAAAGTTTATTGCCACCATTCATTATCAACAGATTAGGAATTTTGcaatacaaacaaatataatttttaccTAAAGTTATGGCACAAAGATAAAAATTGATATTAAAGTTTTGTAATGGACAGTTTCAACGACTTATTTCTCCTATTCCTTAACCCAATTTAAATTAGCTTACAATTGATTAATCCTTTACTCACTGAAACTAGAAGTTGAAGATTGTAATTCTGTGAATTAACAACACGAAAAAAAAAACGTATGTAAATTAAGGAATATTTTAATAAGGAATAGCAAATAACTATTATAGAAACCTAATTTAAATAAACTTACAATTGATTTCAACTTCTAAAAATGGAAGACTATTAACAACCTAATTTAAGtggaaaaataatatttgaagTCCATATAAGTGCAcgctttaaatttaaaaatctaatatttGCACGCTTTAAATACCCATATAAGTGCTGAAAATACTTAGTTTCGTCACCTCTTATTTTATTTCCTGACTTGAATTATTTGCAGGGACCAAGTTGCTACTGGTTTTCTGAAAGAACAAGTATGGGGAATTCTATGCCAGATTGAGAATATCTACCAGAATTCTGTCTTCTTCCTGTTCTTGAGAAAATAGATGAACCCATCAGTCGGGTTCAATTTGGTGCTGTTAGCAGATATTGGCATTCACTTTTCAATACTTTTCTTGACATCAAGAGGCGATCATCCACAAATCTATTTCCAATGCTGATGATTCCATCCAAAAAGAGCGCCACAAAGCGAAAAATATACAGcctacaagccaaatcaaaaatCGCTGAGATTGAATTTCCCAAGCCTTATACATGGAGATACTGTGGTTCTTATTATGGTTGGTTAGCCACAGTAGATGAGAGCTTCAATATAACTCTTTCAAATCCTTTTGAAAATCTTAGCATTCATCTTCCTCAGTTTGACAGCATGGCATATGATAGTGGGCACtacacatataaaattttaaaggttgtGTTATCAGATGATCCCTTGTTGCATCCGAATGATTTTGTAGTTGTCATAATTTATAGTGTTTATGGCAGATTAGCCTTCTACAGACCTCGCCAAAAAAATTGGATATACATGGATGTCGATGAAGATCAATCTCTTTTCCTTGTTATTCTTTTCCATAAAGGTTTGGTTTATGCTATCTGTATCATTCGATGTTAATGGTGTAGAAGATGATGAAAGTTCAAAGCTACCAAAATTGAACACAAGTATATCTTGTTAAGTCATCTATGGGAAATTTATACTCCATCCATAAACATCTAGATTTTGAAGAGGTTGGTGAAAGAAGTGTtcattggaaaaaaaattcacaGTTTTCAAATTGATTTTAGATGATGAAAACGGTAAATTGCTAGAAAAGAAAGAGGTAGACAGTATAGATGGAGATATAGTTTTTGTGGGTGATAATAAGACCTTAGCAGTTTCAGTTTTGGATTTTCCCGAAGGCCAGCCTAATTCTATATATTTCACGGATGATTTTATTGATAGGGATACATATGAGATATTGGGTCCTCGAGATATTGGTATTTTTCATTTGAaagatggaagcttgaaaaaatattatcaattaaaatcCTCGTACAAAGATCTTTCTCCTTATATTTGGATCTCGCCCTCAAAAGAGTATAATTAGAGTTTAGGATGGACGTTTACTTCATTATTATCATCCTCTTCACAAAATTTGTCATTCTTAAATTTTACTCAATTATTATACAATTGTTTTAtgtatttgttaatattaagtttactcaatttattttatttatagaaatATTAATTAGAACAGAATAACCGTTACAAAAGCAAATAACTATTATAGAACTTACAATTGATTTCAACTTCTAAAAGTGAAAGAATATTAACATCTTAATTTAAGTGGAATAATAATACCTGAACTATTTCGAAGAAGGAAGACTATTGACATCCTATTTCTTTCCTAAAAGTTTTCTATCTTGGATTGAAGCTGcacttttttcttattttgttggtagatttaatttcaaagaaaagaaggaagaagGATCGGTTGAGTTTTTATCCTTATGTATTAaggtttaaataaatttatttttcttggaCATAAAGCTGATCAGATTTAATTAGAGATGAAgcatttcttaaaattaaaagagaagaTTTTGTGtcaataatttctttattttaaatgttgattTATCTCCTTTGTTTCTTGGAGAAAATGTAGAACTCGGCCTATTTATTACCCCACATGTTGGGGGTGTACCGTCAGTGCTTTTTGTCAAGTGGTTTTTTGCTCCCTATTTTTGCATTTGTGTTAGGTACTTCATTGGAGAATAAAATTTGTTTTAGGTAAAATTGTTTGGGTGAATAATTGTAACATTGGAGGTGTTTTGTGTAAACGTatattgaacttttttttttttaatacgaatttgaatttttttgttgaaTATAATCATTCACTTAACAAAATTAAGTAGAGTAAAATTGGTGAATTTAGATTGCGTTAACAAATCACATGTGTTATTAAATTATCTTGTTTCAAACATGTGAAACATTGCATTAGACAtctaataaaatgtaaaatttttaaaaataatattttaaattaaaatttacaattgtAATTAAATGAGATTTaatcaatatttataaatatctatATAAAATATACATGGACTTGATAATTAGATGGATTAATTTAGTTTTGAGTAGAATTTATTCAAGTTATCATTCGAGTTTAAGGCTCAGTTCTGTCATCATAAATTCGTATAGTTTTGAAATTTGATCTCTTTAAATCTTTTTAAACTATTTAAATTGAGATATTTCAAGCTCGAATCACCACGAATTTTAGTTTTGAATCGATTTAGATTTAAGTTATTGTCGATTAAATTAGATTGATTCCCGGATTAAAATGGATGCATTACGAAGGAAAACACTTTGTTTAGTCTCCTAACCCACACGTGGTAGGCAACGAACCATTACAACAAAGACAATTAATAACACCACAAAACATAAACCATAACCCGAGAGTGAGTTGGTAACTGAGTCAAAATCTTCCAAATCTCTGGGCCTCTCCAAAGGGAATCCTCTCTTCTCTAGAAACCACCGTCGAGCCATGGCTCTAATCACCCGAACCACTGCCAATCGCCTCCCTCACCTCCTCTCCCTACAGCGTGCCCTCGCTATTCACACCACCGTCCCTTCTCTCTCCTCTTCTGCCACCCCAACCACATACGCCCGGCCTTCTCCGCCGTCCACCTCCGGCACTCCCTCCAGTCTCTCTAAGCCTGCTGAGTACGTGATCTCCAAGGTCGATGACCTCTTGAACTGGGCCCGTCGTGGGTCCATCTGGCCCATGACTTTCGGCCTCGCTTGCTGCGCCGTCGAAATGATGCACACCGGTGCTTCTCGCTACGACTTCGATCGCTTTGGTGTCATTTTTAGGCCTAGCCCTCGCCAATCCGATTGCATGATTGTTGCTGGCACTCTCACCAACAAAATGGCCCCTGCTCTTCGCAAGTATTATCTCATCTCATTCTTAGGGtttcattttaaaaaagttaatttatgATCCTTTATTTTGATCTGTATGTTAGATTTGGGATTTCATGAGAATGTGAACTGTTGCAGTCCCAACCTTTTCTTAGCTCGTTGGGTTACAGGCGTAATCGCAAAATTCAATTCGTGAACGCTCTATTTGATTTGTGTTAAggatatatttacaatttaatttgtGACTgaattgctttgatttttggaagatatttttttctttgaaattggTGGATTGTTTTTGGGAATatgatacataaattaaaaatgaacTGAAAAGCTACTTGAGGCTGTTTCTTCTTTAACATGATACATAAATCGAGAAGGTTATGTATATTTTTTCTATTACTCTATTCAACTTATGAGTTTCTTTCTGATTATCGGGAGAATTGTTGAAGAGTTAGTAACGTAAAAAACTATGATTGCATCATTTTGTATCTGTAATCTTTTAAGCCCTTAGCTCGGTTGACCAAACATAGATCTTAATGGTGTAAAACCTGAAGCTCAAGCTTGAATGGTCCTGGATAAGTTCGTGTGGTCTAACTGGGGCTTGATGTTTTAGGAAGAAGATTCATAGTTATTACAAACATATTAGTAcacattgattttttatttttatttttaacttttattttatggtGTTTCTGGACTTGTGGAGAACTACCCAAACCCAGAATGAGCTAGCTTATTTGGCATGCAATTTTGTCTCATGACAGCCTTAGCCTAAACGTCTGATGGTGAATTCAGAGTGGGATGTCCGTGAAAAGTTTTCTTGTTTTAATGATATTTTGACAAATATGATTTATTCCCTTTGTTGTGCTGAACAAATCCAACCTATTAAGTTTTCACCCCTGATGGTATCCCATTCTCTGCTTTGAATATTAAGATTCTTGTTAGCATTCCCCAAATTTTGTTGCTTGGTAGTGTATGTTACAAATTCTTCATTTTGAAGTTTGTTACTCTAGGCTCGAGGGATTCTCTACGAATTATGTGAATGACTTGGCAAAGAATCAACACTGTGTCTCcatttctgcttcttcttcctGCCTGTCTTCATATTTCCTGTTTGTTTTCCAGTCTTCGGTTATGCTCTGCTTTGGTAATTTAGTTTATGGTTTGTAATATTTGTAGGGTTTACGACCAAATGCCAGAGCCTAGGTGGGTGATTTCAATGGGAAGTTGTGCAAATGGTGGTGGGTACTACCACTACTCATACTCAGTTGTAAGAGGTTGCGATAGAATCGTCCCTGTTGACATCTATGTTCCTGGTTGTCCACCCACTGCGGAGGCGTTATTGTACGGAGTTCTTCAATTGCAGAAAAAGATCAACAGGCGCAAGGATTTCCTCCATTGGTGGTCCAAGTAAGAAAATTTGCAAGTTATTTCAGGGCTATTTGCACTGCATTTTGCAGTGTTgagtaacaaataaataaaatcaaactttCTGGTGAAATGCCATGTAGGTGGAGATTGTTAAGAAAAGCTTTTGATTATAAAAGTTCATGGGGTTTCTATTACTTTGCATGGTGACTGTACTTCCTGTATCATTTGGAACTTACAGTTTTTGTTTCGGATTTAAATGGGTATGAAATATGAATAATTTCATTgttttgttgtggtatttatctGGATTTGATggtttttgcattcatgcaagtGTTTATCTTCTTATTTTGTGGAAGACGAATTTGGTCAAAAAAGTTCTATTGATAATTGGTTAACTCAATTTTATTGGTTTAGTCAATTATGATGTTAAATTGGTCAATTATTGATTATTAGAATTCATTATTGAATCGGCCTATCGATGTTAAATTGATTTGATTAGATAAATTGTTTTAGGTCGGCAGTACCAAAAATTTAACCTTGCAAAAAAGGCCTTTTATACCCTAATAACAACCATTTTATtccaaaagtgaattttgattcTAGGACAACTAATGATGCTTTCATATGTAGTTTCCCAAATAAGAGAAAATCCCTTCTATCAACAATTCTCTGCATTCAAAACCGATGGCAATCCAAACTCAAAGTTTAGTTACTGATGACATGGATCTTCTTTTAGATCCTCACCAAGAATGTCTTCATACGAAATAGGAACTCTAATCCTGTCATGAATAGCTTTTCATGTTCCTTCGGTACTGAACTGTTCCTCCCGAGTTTGTGGAAGCAGTTGAGAATCTTCCAAAACACTTACCGAGGTTCCATTAGTCAGATTGCAAGCAGTTTCTCGGGACGAGTTCTCTTTGTTCTGTGCTAGTGCCCGTCCGACATTTTCCTGCTTGAATTGCTTCTGCAAAATTATAAATACCACAACTCACATATTCGATGTTACAATTCGAAGAACGAAACTAATTACTAGCTTTGGTTACTCATAACATGAAACAAGAACCAAGGCCTGGAAATCTAAACCCAAGTTCAATGGCTACTATATCAAAAACAAGAGTTGCTTGAATCATACTTACATTTCAACATAAAGGAGCATGTCATATGCAATTAGATTAGTCATTAGGTAGCCAAACTATAAGAAACATCAGGCTTTAACCGCTAACGGTTTACCTTTGGATATAAACCAGACAATTATTTAGACATCTGATTGCTGGATGAATCAGAAAGCTCTCATGCAtacacatgtgtatatatatattcataagctAATGAAAAGGCAAGCTAATCAAAAGGCTTACTTTAAGTGCCTATTAATACGCACCTCGAAGTCTTTGGTTTTTTTCATTATTTCGCGATAAGCAGCGGGTTGTCGCACTTTTAGGATATTCCATAATATGCCACCACCTGTCCGAAAACGTTTTCCATCGGCAGTCATCTGACCTCCACAAGATTGAATTGCACCCACCTGGGAACTTTGTATTTCATCATACCATCCCAGAAGGAAAATTGCAATAGGAAAAATGAAGGAAAGAAAGTATCAAACCGAGCATGGAATAGAACAGTAAGATATATTGAGATTATCATAACATATAACAAAAACCATAATTTGCAACAGAGGTAAAAAGGGCATAAGGAAGAAGAAACAAGTCTTGAATTTCCACTTATTCCTTTATATACATCAAGCAATGGTAGCCAAGGTGAGGGACTTCAACACAACAATCTTATGAGCCATGGCCATGATGAAAATTGTTTTCCACACCGGACACCAAATCAAGGAATCTCCAAAACTATGTCACATAATACTTGGGTATATGTATCCGACATGTGTATGGTTAGATTTTCCTGTACTCAAAGGTCATATCACATACGTCGGGCACATATAGAAAAATGAGAAGTCCGAGCAACATAGCtccaaaatcaaaagaaaagctCAATGTTTTAACCATTATCAGTTGCAAATGGGATACTAATGATAAATATAAACCCATCATTTGTACATTATAAACACAGATAATTGAGTAAAAAATATACCTCCACGACAAGATCACTCAATGCAGAAACCCCCAAGCACCCCACAGCGTTGTACACCATGTATGACTTCTTTTCTTTTAATCGTCTACAAGTGTCTAACACAAACCTGCAAAACccacatttatcaatttataaacaaattaacTATGTTTTGATGGAAGAAAAATTTTTCATAGAGAATTACTGGTTTATATCCGAAGGTTTATGTCCAGAACCACCCTTTTTTCTCTTATTCTTCCTCTTATTTGCTCGGcgctttttatttttactttgggGCACCTGATTTTCACCATTAACAGCAGCAGAGCCGCTTTTTTCCCGGTCATTTCCCGAGTTACAACATTCCACGAGCTCTCCTTCTTCAACGTCAACCATCTCTACATCTTCTCCATATCCTAAATCTTCGTCTTCGTAAATCGCTTCCAATATGCTCTCTCCTTTCTCCATCAAGAATTTCAAAACCAAAACAAtcccaaaaaatttaaattttatggcCCTTAAATGGACAATGGAGATGTTTGCCGGCCGAGCTTTCGGTGAACGTGCGAACGTTTTTGAGTGTATATTAGTGGGGATTTTTCGGTTTTGTATATGTAATGCAAAGGGAAGCCCAACTGAATAGTATGAGCCGATTGTCGGAGAGAAagcccataaaaaaatttaaatgggcCTTCACCCAATTTTCTAAGCAACTCTCATCACAACCGCCAATTATATACGATTCCTAATCATCAATATCGACGCCCCAGATGCAAGcacacatttttataaaaaaattatagataatgtagCTCTGGGCCCCTTACGTATCCTTTACTATATGATAATGTAAATATATCTATGTATAGCAgctgcaaaaggtttgaagaatCTGTTTCCTTTTTATGGTTCTCtataatttggccaaatcatGACATCTCTTGTGGTTGGTGCGATTCTTCTCTTGTTGTCGTTGACCGGAATTGTCTCAGCCGGTAGAGATGTAACCGGAGACATACTCCGGTTACCTTCAGAAGCTAATAAGTTCTTCCATGGGGGCGACGATGATGAAGTTGAAGGCACGAGATGGGCAGTCTTGATTGCCGGATCTAATGGATATTGGAATTACAGGCATCAGGTCATAAATAGCCTAATTTGTCAAAAAAGTTACTTATTTtggggaattttatgatgaatttattgttttttaattcatAATGATTGATGGGTCGTATTAATTTTGAAGgacatatttatctatatatttgTTTCAGGCTGATGTTTGTCATGCTTATCAACTGTTGAGAAATGGTGGCCTAAAAGAGGAAAATATCATTGTTTTTATGTATGATGATATTGCCTACAATGAAGAAAACCCTAGACCTGGAATCATCATTAACAATCCCATGGTGATGATGTTTATAAGGGTGTTCCAAAGGTTTATTCTTTTTTCATGGTTACTTGTAATCTTCTTTAAAAAGATTATAAATTGTATGCCTAATTGATGTTCTTATGCAGGATTACACTGGAGAAAATGTTACTGTTAACAACTTTTTTGCTGCTATCCTTGGAAACAAATCTGCTCTTACAGGGGGTAGTGGCAAAGTTGTTAATAGTGGCCCCAGTGATCATATCTTCATATATTACTCTGACCATGGAGGTCCTGGTGTACTTGGTTAGTTCTCATTAGCTTGGTCATTAACTTCATATCTATTACCTTGGATTCTTGTATGTCATTTCGGCTTGAAACTTAATATTGGTTTATAGAGTTGCTAATGAATAATGATGAATTGTGTGTTAATCCAGGCATGCCTACCTTACCTTATCTTTATGCTGATGATTTGATTgatgttttaaagaaaaaacatGCTTCCGGGACCTATAAAAGCTTGGTAAATTTTTTTGTTCTAAATATCTGTCGGTTTCTAGATGTCTTGTTCATCACTatgttgtaatttttaatttcttgtcTGCCTGTATGTAACTTTGTAGGTATTCTATCTTGAAGCTTGTGAGTCTGGAAGTATCTTTGAGGGTCTTCTTCCCGAGGGTTTGAACATCTATGCAACGACTGCGGCAAATGCAGTCGAGAGTAGCTGGGGAACCTATTGTCCTGGAGAGTATCCAAGTCCTCCCCCAGAGTATGAAACCTGCTTGGGAGACTTGTACAGTGTTGCTTGGATGGAGGACAGGTACATATAATTTTTCATCTACCCTTCGGATCATTGAATCTGTGAGGTTTTTGAAGTTGAAGCCTATTGCCTATATCTGTTTTCGATAGATTTAAGTTTGGCATCTTTAGTTTATTTCATGTCTCTAAGAATTTGGTAAACAAATACAAAAATCAGAGGCAAGGTAGGTGGATATATTCTGATTCTTTTGATATCATCTGGATTAAATTAGGATATATTTTAATCCTAAGGAAtcagttttttttcttaatagtTGAGTTACATCTCTCAGAATGTATTTTTAATGTTCTGTATCTTGTTGAGCAGCGACATACATAATCTGCGGAAGGAGACTTTGCACCAGCAATATGAACTTGTAAGGCTTTTTTAAACCTATGCTTTGCGACTTCAATGTCATCTTCCTATAGTAGTTATTTATTACTGctatatagatataaataaatatgaaactaTATACTGAAAATGAGTGGTCGGTCTAAGTTCCTTTGACACTGAATTGAAGTGCCAATGAGTCTATTCAGTATTATGCTAAAATCTAAATGGTTACCCGGTTGCGTTATATGGTGAAATTTCACTGTGCTGGTCTTTACAGGTAAAAAGGAGGACTATCAATGGCAATTCTGCATATGGCTCTCATGTTATGCAATTTGGTGATATAGGAATTAGCATGGACAATCTCTTCACATATTTGGGTACTAATCCTGCTAACGATAATTTCAAATCCGTCGATGAGAACTCTTTGTTGCCACCCACCAAAGCTGTTAATCAGCGCGATGCTGATCTTGTCCATTTCTGGGATAAGGTTTGTATCTTATATATCTTGCATCGGATATTACTGTGAATGAGTA
The Gossypium hirsutum isolate 1008001.06 chromosome A07, Gossypium_hirsutum_v2.1, whole genome shotgun sequence genome window above contains:
- the LOC107929949 gene encoding uncharacterized protein, producing MEKGESILEAIYEDEDLGYGEDVEMVDVEEGELVECCNSGNDREKSGSAAVNGENQVPQSKNKKRRANKRKNKRKKGGSGHKPSDINQFVLDTCRRLKEKKSYMVYNAVGCLGVSALSDLVVEVGAIQSCGGQMTADGKRFRTGGGILWNILKVRQPAAYREIMKKTKDFEKQFKQENVGRALAQNKENSSRETACNLTNGTSVSVLEDSQLLPQTREEQFSTEGT
- the LOC107929955 gene encoding LOW QUALITY PROTEIN: vacuolar-processing enzyme (The sequence of the model RefSeq protein was modified relative to this genomic sequence to represent the inferred CDS: inserted 1 base in 1 codon), with protein sequence MTSLVVGAILLLLSLTGIVSAGRDVTGDILRLPSEANKFFHGGDDDEVEGTRWAVLIAGSNGYWNYRHQADVCHAYQLLRNGGLKEENIIVFMYDDIAYNEENPRPGIIINNPXGDDVYKGVPKDYTGENVTVNNFFAAILGNKSALTGGSGKVVNSGPSDHIFIYYSDHGGPGVLGMPTLPYLYADDLIDVLKKKHASGTYKSLVFYLEACESGSIFEGLLPEGLNIYATTAANAVESSWGTYCPGEYPSPPPEYETCLGDLYSVAWMEDSDIHNLRKETLHQQYELVKRRTINGNSAYGSHVMQFGDIGISMDNLFTYLGTNPANDNFKSVDENSLLPPTKAVNQRDADLVHFWDKYRKAPDGSVRKVEAQKQVMEAMSHRMHVDNSIQLIGKLLFGVERGPEVLNTVRPTGQPLVDDWKCLKKMVRTFETHCGSLAQYGMKHMRSLANICNAGIETEKMGEVSAQACVNIPSGHWGSVEKGFSA
- the LOC107929950 gene encoding NADH dehydrogenase [ubiquinone] iron-sulfur protein 7, mitochondrial, producing the protein MALITRTTANRLPHLLSLQRALAIHTTVPSLSSSATPTTYARPSPPSTSGTPSSLSKPAEYVISKVDDLLNWARRGSIWPMTFGLACCAVEMMHTGASRYDFDRFGVIFRPSPRQSDCMIVAGTLTNKMAPALRKVYDQMPEPRWVISMGSCANGGGYYHYSYSVVRGCDRIVPVDIYVPGCPPTAEALLYGVLQLQKKINRRKDFLHWWSK